One genomic region from Fictibacillus marinisediminis encodes:
- a CDS encoding organic hydroperoxide resistance protein, with the protein MDQGLYTAEATAQGGRDGRVSSEDGKLDLKLSMPKELQGSGGEGTNPEQLFACGYAACYQSALQIVAGKQKVDVSDSKVTAKVTIGKDSPNGGLKLAVVLEVSIPGQDQENVQKLADEAHQVCPYSKATRGNIDVEIKAVQ; encoded by the coding sequence ATGGATCAAGGTTTATACACAGCAGAAGCTACCGCACAAGGCGGAAGAGATGGCAGAGTTTCAAGCGAAGACGGGAAACTTGATTTAAAGCTCAGCATGCCAAAAGAGCTCCAGGGCTCCGGCGGTGAAGGAACAAACCCTGAACAGCTGTTTGCTTGCGGTTATGCGGCCTGTTATCAAAGCGCACTGCAGATTGTTGCCGGCAAACAGAAAGTTGATGTTTCAGACAGCAAAGTTACAGCTAAAGTGACGATCGGCAAAGATTCTCCAAACGGCGGATTAAAGCTTGCAGTCGTCCTGGAGGTTTCTATTCCGGGTCAGGATCAGGAAAATGTTCAGAAGCTCGCAGATGAAGCTCACCAAGTATGTCCGTATTCCAAAGCGACACGAGGCAACATTGATGTAGAGATTAAAGCTGTCCAATAA
- a CDS encoding GNAT family N-acetyltransferase, which translates to MEEWTKDSYVISMDKKNLNINRIHEFLTKESYWAQGITRERVQKAVDHSLCFGVYEKNGDDQTQVGFARIITDYVATAYVCDVFILEPHRGKGLSKWLIETVTSHKELQEVRGMLLVTKDAHGLYSQYGFQPVEAEKYMKKEMKREEQPPRSVMREK; encoded by the coding sequence ATGGAGGAATGGACGAAAGACTCATACGTTATTTCAATGGATAAGAAGAATCTCAATATTAATCGGATTCACGAGTTTTTGACAAAGGAATCCTATTGGGCACAAGGCATTACCCGAGAAAGGGTTCAAAAAGCGGTTGATCATTCTCTTTGTTTTGGAGTCTATGAGAAGAATGGCGATGATCAGACACAGGTTGGTTTTGCGAGGATCATAACAGATTATGTGGCGACAGCTTATGTTTGCGATGTATTTATCTTGGAGCCGCATCGCGGAAAAGGACTCTCCAAATGGCTGATTGAGACGGTTACTTCCCATAAAGAACTGCAGGAGGTACGAGGAATGCTGCTTGTGACAAAGGATGCTCATGGACTCTACAGCCAATACGGGTTTCAGCCGGTTGAAGCGGAGAAATATATGAAAAAAGAAATGAAGAGAGAGGAGCAGCCACCTCGTTCTGTAATGCGCGAAAAATAA
- a CDS encoding FdhF/YdeP family oxidoreductase — MGNTKHTGPASLPFKPDPSLWASPVPFGFGKNKPHHVRDTLKAAWENRDNLKYAAKILNEGVCDGCALGVSGLRDQTLSGMHLCTTRLNMLRLNTMPAIPKNMLHDDIQNLRKYSSSELRQLGRIPYPMIRKKGDQHFRRITWDKALNTIASKIKAISPKQLAFYLTSRGITNESYYLAAKAARFIGTNNIDNASRICHSPSKTALNKMLGIGASSCSYKDWIGTDVLVFWGSVSANNQPVSTKYIYAAKRKGTKVIIINPYAEPSMERYWIPSIPDSAVFGTKIADDFYQVKIGGDIALINGIMKHWFEMERKERGSALEHLFINEHVKGLEEMKRHVRGLTWENLEKSSGLGKERIRELAEILACSKSGVFVWSMGLTQHRFGTDNVSQIVNLALLRGFLGRKNCGLMPIRGHSGVQGAGEMGADPFSLPGGGFDERTRQRIQSVWGFAVPDWQGDILGISLENALLSEDADRKLKLYYMSGGNFLETMPDPDFVKSCLENIEVRVHQDIILNTSTLLDARDCVIVLPAMTRYEQPGGGTSTSTERMVYFSPEINGPRMEEARPEWQIYSELASRVRPDQKHIMQFSDAGAVRKEIAMAAPNYKGIQDLCKKGDVFQWGGAWLCEGGICPTEDGRGRLLAIDLPERRQGRGEFTITTRRGKQFNSMVYHKMDPFNQASREDVLLHLKDVLELGLREGESVVVYNRHGLFRGRVKIADIKRRNAALYWPEANCLIPKGVYERSAGIPEYNSGALIEKAEVFYAQKDKAYKEKRLAESELDED, encoded by the coding sequence ATGGGGAATACTAAGCACACAGGGCCAGCATCACTTCCGTTCAAGCCGGATCCCTCACTTTGGGCGAGTCCTGTTCCATTTGGTTTTGGGAAAAACAAACCTCATCATGTAAGAGACACACTGAAAGCAGCATGGGAGAACCGTGATAACTTAAAATATGCAGCGAAAATATTGAACGAGGGGGTATGTGACGGATGTGCCCTTGGTGTTTCTGGATTGCGTGACCAGACCCTTTCAGGGATGCATCTATGCACCACCCGGCTCAACATGCTTCGTTTAAACACAATGCCGGCAATTCCTAAAAACATGCTGCATGATGATATACAAAACTTAAGAAAATACAGCAGTTCAGAGCTTCGGCAGCTCGGCAGGATACCTTATCCAATGATTAGAAAAAAAGGAGATCAGCATTTTCGGCGGATCACCTGGGATAAAGCGCTAAATACGATTGCCTCAAAAATAAAAGCCATTTCTCCGAAACAGCTGGCGTTCTATTTGACTTCTAGGGGAATAACAAATGAATCCTATTATTTAGCAGCAAAAGCAGCTCGTTTTATTGGAACGAATAATATTGATAATGCCTCGCGAATCTGTCATTCTCCTTCTAAGACAGCTTTAAACAAGATGCTTGGTATAGGGGCATCAAGCTGCAGCTATAAGGATTGGATCGGGACCGACGTTCTTGTGTTCTGGGGTTCTGTTTCAGCGAACAACCAGCCGGTTTCTACAAAGTATATTTATGCGGCTAAAAGAAAGGGAACAAAAGTAATTATCATCAATCCCTATGCAGAGCCTTCTATGGAACGCTATTGGATTCCTTCCATTCCTGATTCAGCCGTATTCGGTACCAAAATTGCTGATGATTTTTATCAAGTGAAGATTGGCGGGGATATTGCACTGATCAATGGAATCATGAAGCACTGGTTTGAGATGGAGCGTAAAGAGAGAGGTTCAGCTCTGGAGCATTTATTTATTAACGAGCATGTAAAAGGGCTTGAAGAGATGAAACGTCATGTGCGCGGTCTGACGTGGGAAAACCTTGAAAAGTCTTCGGGCTTGGGGAAAGAGCGAATCCGCGAACTGGCGGAGATCCTGGCCTGCTCAAAGTCGGGTGTATTTGTCTGGTCAATGGGTCTGACCCAGCATAGGTTTGGTACCGATAATGTGTCACAGATTGTTAATCTCGCACTGCTCAGAGGATTTCTGGGCCGGAAAAATTGCGGTTTGATGCCTATTCGCGGGCATTCGGGTGTCCAGGGTGCAGGTGAGATGGGAGCCGATCCCTTTAGTTTGCCGGGCGGCGGATTTGATGAGAGAACACGGCAGCGCATACAATCGGTTTGGGGTTTTGCTGTACCAGACTGGCAGGGAGACATACTAGGCATCAGCCTGGAGAATGCTCTCCTTTCTGAAGATGCAGACAGAAAGCTGAAGCTGTATTACATGTCAGGCGGGAACTTTTTGGAGACCATGCCAGATCCAGACTTTGTAAAGTCCTGTCTTGAAAACATAGAAGTCAGAGTCCATCAGGACATCATCCTTAATACATCTACTCTGCTTGATGCCAGGGATTGTGTCATCGTCCTTCCTGCAATGACAAGGTACGAACAGCCGGGTGGCGGGACTTCCACTTCAACCGAAAGAATGGTCTATTTTTCACCTGAAATCAATGGGCCACGGATGGAAGAAGCACGTCCGGAATGGCAGATCTATAGTGAACTTGCTTCAAGAGTCAGGCCGGATCAAAAGCATATCATGCAATTCTCCGATGCAGGAGCAGTCAGAAAGGAGATTGCAATGGCTGCCCCAAACTATAAAGGGATACAGGATCTTTGCAAAAAAGGAGATGTGTTTCAATGGGGAGGTGCCTGGCTTTGTGAAGGAGGCATTTGCCCGACAGAAGACGGCAGGGGGCGGCTTCTTGCCATTGATCTGCCGGAACGGCGGCAGGGAAGAGGAGAATTTACCATTACGACAAGGAGAGGAAAACAGTTCAATTCCATGGTTTATCATAAAATGGATCCTTTTAACCAAGCATCCAGAGAAGACGTACTCCTTCACTTGAAGGACGTTTTAGAGCTTGGTTTACGGGAAGGAGAATCCGTTGTGGTTTACAATCGGCACGGTTTGTTTCGGGGCCGGGTGAAGATTGCAGACATAAAAAGGCGTAACGCCGCTTTATACTGGCCAGAAGCCAATTGTTTAATCCCTAAAGGTGTTTATGAAAGATCAGCCGGGATTCCGGAATACAATTCAGGAGCCTTGATTGAAAAGGCTGAAGTATTTTATGCCCAAAAAGACAAGGCATATAAAGAGAAAAGGCTGGCTGAATCAGAATTAGATGAGGATTAA
- a CDS encoding amino acid ABC transporter permease, which translates to MLDFTILIDNFDTYLDGFVNTLKASLLALVCSFILGVIFAVMRISPLKIFQIIGTAFVEFVRNIPLILILFIFYYGLPSLGMKLSGFQAGTIALSIYTAAFIAEAIRAGILSVDKGQMEAGRSSGLTYIQTMRYIILPQAIKIVIPPLGNQFINLVKNSSILGVVAGLDLMYFGDSISSATYVVFDVYIFVAMFYLVLTIPLSLFVGYLERRLAVSG; encoded by the coding sequence ATGCTAGACTTCACCATACTGATCGACAACTTTGACACCTATCTTGATGGCTTTGTCAACACACTGAAAGCAAGCCTTCTTGCTTTGGTCTGCAGCTTTATTCTTGGTGTGATCTTCGCTGTTATGCGGATCTCTCCGTTAAAGATTTTTCAGATCATCGGAACAGCTTTTGTGGAATTTGTCCGAAATATTCCTCTCATCTTGATCCTGTTCATCTTTTATTATGGATTGCCGAGTTTAGGCATGAAGCTTAGCGGTTTTCAAGCGGGAACCATTGCTCTTTCCATCTATACAGCGGCATTTATTGCAGAAGCAATCCGCGCGGGTATTTTATCTGTGGATAAGGGTCAAATGGAAGCTGGCCGTTCATCAGGCTTGACGTACATCCAAACGATGAGATACATCATACTTCCTCAGGCCATTAAAATCGTTATTCCTCCGCTTGGCAATCAGTTCATTAATCTGGTGAAAAACTCTTCCATCCTTGGCGTTGTTGCAGGATTGGATTTAATGTACTTTGGAGATTCCATCTCTTCAGCTACGTATGTTGTATTTGACGTCTATATTTTTGTGGCGATGTTCTATCTTGTTCTAACTATTCCACTCAGCTTATTCGTCGGTTATCTTGAACGGCGTCTTGCTGTGAGCGGATAA
- a CDS encoding YkvI family membrane protein, producing MGIRRKQIIQIAATYIGTVVGAGFATGREIVEFFTVHGSAGFLGILISGFLFIFLGTKVMLLARTIGADTYESLNRYLFGDRFASGINFIMFIMLFGVTSVMLSGTGALFSEQLHLPFHAGIILTIILCYLVMQKGMNGILWTNSVIVPVMILFSLIISVSMLFSPIEAPLIRTEDFTQHWKWLFSPFTYAAFNLTLSQAVLVPLSREAEDDTVIKWGGVLGGLGLTFILLNSHFALYLVPQSVQYEIPVAEIISKLGVFVHFLFLIVVYGEIFTTLIGNLFGLIEPMKQSFKLSSNVILGLLMGGGYVISLFGYSSLLHYLYPLFGVIGLSYLAIIACKKSY from the coding sequence ATGGGTATTCGGCGAAAACAGATCATTCAAATAGCCGCCACCTATATCGGGACGGTTGTAGGAGCGGGTTTTGCAACAGGAAGAGAGATCGTGGAGTTTTTTACCGTCCATGGTTCAGCTGGTTTCCTGGGAATTTTAATCAGCGGTTTCTTATTTATTTTTCTGGGGACGAAAGTTATGCTGCTGGCCCGAACGATTGGGGCGGATACCTATGAATCGTTAAACCGGTATTTATTTGGGGACAGATTTGCTTCGGGAATTAATTTCATCATGTTCATCATGCTGTTTGGAGTCACTTCGGTCATGCTGTCAGGTACGGGCGCCTTATTTTCAGAACAGCTTCATCTGCCGTTTCATGCAGGTATCATTCTAACGATCATCCTGTGCTATTTGGTGATGCAAAAAGGAATGAACGGAATTTTGTGGACCAATTCAGTAATCGTTCCGGTCATGATTTTATTCTCCTTGATCATTTCCGTATCGATGCTTTTTTCTCCCATAGAAGCTCCCCTTATTAGAACAGAAGACTTTACTCAGCATTGGAAATGGCTGTTCAGCCCCTTTACATATGCTGCCTTTAATTTGACCTTGTCACAGGCCGTTCTCGTGCCATTAAGCCGTGAAGCAGAAGATGATACAGTCATTAAATGGGGAGGGGTCCTCGGTGGATTAGGCCTTACATTTATCCTTTTGAACAGCCATTTTGCTCTATACTTAGTGCCGCAGTCTGTACAATATGAAATTCCGGTAGCAGAGATCATCAGCAAACTGGGTGTTTTTGTCCACTTTCTATTTTTGATTGTGGTTTATGGGGAGATTTTCACCACATTGATCGGCAATTTATTCGGGCTGATCGAACCGATGAAACAATCTTTCAAGTTATCTTCCAATGTCATTTTAGGCCTTTTAATGGGAGGAGGATATGTCATCAGTTTGTTTGGGTATTCCTCTCTTCTCCATTATCTCTATCCGCTTTTTGGTGTCATCGGTCTGTCGTACCTGGCGATCATTGCTTGTAAAAAGAGTTATTAG
- a CDS encoding amino acid ABC transporter ATP-binding protein yields MISFRHVNKHFGDFQVLNDINLEIKEGEVVVVVGPSGSGKSTLLRCINRLETITDGDLTVNKKAVNSKETNINDLRKNIGMVFQHFNLYPHMTVLENITLAPKKALGISPSEAKKTAMFYLEKVGIPDKADSYPSQLSGGQQQRVAIARGLALKPNIMLFDEPTSALDPEMIGEVLDVMKTLAKDGMTMVVVTHEMGFAREVANRVVFMDHGRILEDNEPLAFFSNPKEDRAKLFLSRVLNH; encoded by the coding sequence TTGATATCTTTTCGTCATGTTAACAAGCACTTCGGCGATTTTCAGGTTCTGAATGATATTAACCTGGAGATTAAAGAAGGGGAAGTTGTTGTTGTCGTCGGTCCATCGGGGTCGGGAAAGAGTACATTGCTCCGGTGTATCAACCGGCTTGAAACAATTACTGACGGAGATCTCACCGTCAACAAGAAGGCAGTAAACAGCAAGGAAACAAATATTAATGATCTACGCAAAAACATTGGCATGGTATTTCAGCACTTTAATCTTTATCCACATATGACTGTGCTTGAGAACATCACACTCGCACCAAAAAAAGCATTAGGGATCTCACCTTCAGAAGCCAAAAAAACGGCGATGTTCTACCTTGAAAAAGTCGGGATTCCAGACAAAGCTGATTCCTATCCATCCCAGCTCTCTGGAGGACAGCAGCAGCGAGTGGCCATCGCCAGGGGCCTCGCATTAAAACCGAATATCATGTTGTTCGATGAGCCTACCTCTGCCCTTGATCCCGAAATGATTGGTGAGGTTCTGGATGTTATGAAAACACTCGCGAAGGACGGAATGACCATGGTGGTCGTCACCCATGAGATGGGATTCGCCCGTGAAGTGGCTAACCGGGTCGTGTTTATGGATCACGGCAGAATACTTGAAGACAATGAACCTTTAGCGTTTTTCTCCAATCCAAAAGAAGACCGTGCAAAATTATTTTTAAGCAGAGTTCTAAACCATTAA
- a CDS encoding purine/pyrimidine permease: MKLFFSSFQWMVFILAGSIVAPISIGTAFHLQSAEIAELLQRTFFIIGISGFLQALFGHRLPITEGPAGLWWGVFMVYAGLVSAGSFNGQDVLHQLEMGMLICGLLFIFLGLMKWIGPLKKLFTPLVTGTYLILLVAQLSGSFIKGILGIGYLSNSVDGKVAVTAIAILILSMVLGKAKSRFLRSYSVLISLIAGWGLFSLLGLVKDSGFHGKTVALPEIFAWGAPQFSGGIALTSIIIGFLLLANMVASVNVVENVYKNEKQPHSDINYNQTTGLMGMNTLIAGLFSAVACVPISGTAGFILTTKMFQRLPYIIGSLMILAISLFPKLTFFFASIPAPVGYATIFVPFSSMIGLALKEYRSLKFNENTLFVIATSLMIGLGCTFIPPAALKGLPNILTTLLNNGLILGMLTCMLLEQLNKRQTKLSDSPSF, translated from the coding sequence ATGAAATTATTCTTCTCTTCGTTTCAGTGGATGGTCTTTATCCTTGCCGGCAGCATAGTAGCACCTATTTCCATCGGCACCGCCTTCCATCTTCAATCGGCTGAAATAGCTGAACTCCTTCAAAGGACATTTTTTATTATTGGCATTTCCGGTTTTCTGCAAGCCTTGTTCGGACACCGTCTTCCTATTACAGAAGGGCCAGCCGGTCTATGGTGGGGTGTTTTCATGGTCTATGCAGGACTCGTTTCAGCCGGTTCGTTTAACGGACAAGATGTGCTTCACCAGCTGGAAATGGGAATGCTGATCTGCGGGCTTCTTTTCATTTTTCTAGGGTTGATGAAATGGATTGGCCCTCTCAAAAAGCTGTTTACTCCCCTCGTTACAGGAACTTATTTGATCCTGCTTGTTGCTCAGCTAAGCGGCTCCTTTATTAAAGGTATCCTGGGGATCGGTTACTTATCAAACAGTGTGGACGGCAAAGTTGCTGTTACAGCCATCGCCATTTTAATTTTGTCCATGGTTCTGGGAAAAGCGAAGAGCCGGTTTTTGCGAAGCTATTCCGTTTTGATCAGCCTGATTGCCGGATGGGGCCTTTTTTCGTTATTGGGGCTGGTCAAAGACTCAGGCTTTCACGGTAAAACCGTAGCCCTCCCTGAGATTTTCGCATGGGGAGCTCCACAGTTCAGCGGCGGCATCGCTCTGACTTCCATCATTATTGGTTTCCTGCTTCTCGCCAATATGGTCGCTAGTGTCAACGTCGTCGAGAATGTGTATAAAAATGAAAAACAGCCTCATTCAGACATTAATTATAATCAAACGACTGGATTGATGGGAATGAACACGCTGATTGCCGGATTGTTTTCGGCCGTCGCCTGTGTTCCGATTTCCGGTACGGCAGGATTTATCCTGACGACCAAAATGTTTCAGCGCCTTCCCTACATCATTGGGAGTTTAATGATCCTCGCCATCAGCCTGTTTCCAAAGCTTACGTTCTTTTTCGCAAGCATACCTGCACCTGTTGGCTATGCGACGATTTTTGTTCCTTTTTCAAGCATGATTGGACTGGCTTTAAAGGAATATCGCTCACTGAAATTTAATGAAAATACGCTGTTTGTTATCGCCACATCGTTAATGATCGGCTTGGGGTGCACCTTCATTCCTCCAGCTGCTTTGAAGGGGCTGCCCAATATATTAACTACTTTGCTGAATAACGGGCTGATCCTTGGTATGCTGACCTGCATGCTGCTCGAACAACTGAACAAACGGCAGACGAAGCTGAGCGACTCCCCTTCCTTTTAG
- a CDS encoding phage holin family protein, translating to MSRAQLLFKSGSALAGVYAGYLFGSMSPLIKALVILAIIDYISGICASAYEGKLSSSVGFKGIIKKVIIFCIVAVAHSLDSLFGGQYIRDATIFFYLSNELLSIIENAGRTNIPIPGLIRKAFHILKPKSDKDKK from the coding sequence ATGAGTAGAGCGCAATTATTATTTAAAAGCGGATCTGCGCTGGCTGGTGTTTATGCTGGTTATTTGTTTGGCTCGATGTCACCACTGATTAAAGCGCTTGTCATTCTTGCCATCATTGATTATATTTCCGGCATTTGCGCATCCGCCTATGAGGGAAAATTGTCAAGTTCTGTCGGCTTCAAAGGAATCATAAAAAAAGTCATCATATTTTGCATTGTTGCGGTTGCGCATTCACTGGATTCCTTATTCGGCGGACAATATATCCGGGATGCGACCATCTTTTTTTATTTATCCAATGAGCTTCTATCCATCATCGAGAATGCGGGAAGGACGAATATCCCGATCCCCGGGCTAATCCGAAAAGCATTCCATATCTTGAAGCCTAAGTCGGATAAGGATAAAAAATAA
- the flgM gene encoding flagellar biosynthesis anti-sigma factor FlgM, translating to MEINRVQRVEKLYNTAPVNKQQQEEKKELRDKVEISKEAQELYLADKFTDERSAKIEELKQKIQAGEYKIDPDKIARKIASHYQL from the coding sequence GTGGAGATCAATCGCGTACAAAGAGTGGAGAAGCTGTATAATACAGCACCCGTTAATAAACAGCAGCAAGAGGAAAAAAAGGAACTTCGAGATAAGGTCGAAATTTCTAAGGAAGCTCAAGAGTTATATTTGGCCGATAAGTTTACGGATGAGCGAAGTGCTAAAATAGAAGAACTCAAACAAAAAATACAAGCTGGGGAGTACAAAATCGATCCTGATAAGATCGCTCGGAAGATCGCTTCTCACTATCAACTATAA
- the trhA gene encoding PAQR family membrane homeostasis protein TrhA encodes MNAFTYTKREEIINAITHGIGAVFSIIALTLLVVFASAQGTPLHITCFAVFGGSMLLLYTSSTLVHSFPEGKVKDIFEIMDHSAIYIFIAGSYTPILLIVVKGALGWALFGTVWGIALAGVAFKIFFTKRFVILSTIGYILMGWLIIFAFNRVVVTLPEQGLAWLISGGIMYTVGAVFYVWRRFPFNHAIWHLFVLAGSASHFMLMFYILKLS; translated from the coding sequence ATGAATGCATTTACGTATACAAAACGTGAGGAAATTATAAATGCCATCACCCATGGCATCGGAGCGGTTTTCAGTATTATTGCTTTAACCCTACTTGTTGTTTTTGCCAGCGCACAAGGGACACCGCTGCACATCACATGCTTTGCTGTTTTCGGCGGATCCATGCTGCTTCTCTATACTTCTTCAACCCTCGTTCACAGCTTTCCTGAGGGAAAGGTCAAAGATATTTTTGAGATCATGGACCACTCAGCCATCTATATCTTTATTGCGGGTTCTTATACACCGATTCTATTGATTGTGGTAAAGGGAGCTCTCGGCTGGGCATTGTTTGGAACCGTTTGGGGGATCGCCTTGGCGGGTGTGGCGTTTAAAATCTTTTTTACGAAGCGCTTCGTCATTCTCTCAACAATCGGCTATATTCTTATGGGGTGGCTGATCATATTCGCTTTTAACCGTGTGGTCGTCACTCTTCCTGAGCAAGGTCTTGCCTGGCTGATCAGCGGAGGGATTATGTACACGGTCGGGGCCGTTTTCTACGTATGGCGAAGGTTCCCCTTCAACCATGCAATCTGGCATCTCTTCGTACTAGCTGGAAGTGCCTCTCATTTTATGCTTATGTTCTATATTCTCAAGCTTTCATAA
- a CDS encoding amino acid ABC transporter permease, with protein MDFIGAYSAGNLLFLLKGLMTTLFVAFIAIVFSFIFGSILGILRYAKIPVLSKVVAVCVETIRNLPLLLIIFFTFFALPEVGIKMSVMMAAVTALIIFESAMLSEIVRSGLNSIEKGQIEAARSSGLTYIQTMQHIILPQALRRMVPPIVSQFISLLKDTSLAVVISLPELLHNAQIVNGKNVNYVIPTFLLIAFIYFLVNYSLSLLARRLETKERSNRKSTGKTLPIQQQAGSEPM; from the coding sequence ATGGATTTTATCGGTGCTTATTCCGCAGGAAATCTGCTCTTTTTGCTAAAAGGTCTGATGACTACACTTTTCGTTGCCTTCATCGCTATTGTTTTCAGTTTTATTTTCGGAAGTATCTTAGGAATCTTGCGCTATGCAAAGATACCGGTTCTATCAAAGGTCGTTGCCGTATGTGTTGAAACAATACGGAATCTGCCTTTGCTGCTGATTATCTTTTTCACATTTTTCGCCTTGCCTGAAGTCGGCATTAAAATGAGCGTTATGATGGCTGCCGTAACAGCTCTTATTATCTTTGAATCTGCCATGCTATCTGAGATTGTCCGTAGCGGATTAAACTCAATCGAAAAAGGACAGATTGAAGCTGCCCGCTCCTCCGGCCTTACCTACATTCAGACGATGCAGCACATTATATTGCCTCAGGCCCTAAGAAGAATGGTTCCGCCGATTGTCAGTCAGTTTATATCTCTTTTAAAAGACACCTCTCTTGCTGTTGTCATCTCGCTTCCTGAGCTGCTGCATAATGCGCAAATCGTGAATGGTAAAAACGTAAATTACGTGATTCCCACTTTTTTACTCATTGCATTCATCTACTTTCTCGTTAACTATTCATTATCATTGCTCGCAAGAAGACTTGAAACGAAAGAACGGAGCAACCGGAAATCAACAGGAAAAACACTGCCGATTCAGCAGCAGGCCGGCAGTGAACCGATGTAA
- a CDS encoding glutamate ABC transporter substrate-binding protein, whose product MLSACGSDKTGGESKDTLSAIKKRGKLVVGVKYDTNLFGYKDPSSGKVEGFDIDIAKALAKKIFGDEKKLELKEVTSKTRVQMLKNGDIDAIIATMTITEDRKKEVNFSDVYFKAGQSLLVKKGSKIQGIDDVKKGTKVLAVKGSTSVQNIKDKSPDAQVLEFENYAEAFTALKAGKGDALTTDNSILYGMADQDSNYQLVGQPFTDEPYGIALNKGDDKFTKYVNKFLKELKDSGEYDKIKSKWIKEQ is encoded by the coding sequence ATGCTCTCAGCATGCGGAAGCGACAAGACAGGCGGAGAATCAAAAGATACACTATCTGCCATCAAAAAACGCGGTAAACTGGTGGTCGGTGTAAAATATGATACCAATCTTTTCGGTTACAAGGATCCTTCCAGCGGAAAAGTAGAAGGCTTCGATATTGATATTGCAAAAGCACTTGCCAAAAAAATCTTTGGTGACGAAAAAAAGCTTGAACTAAAAGAAGTTACATCAAAGACACGTGTACAAATGCTGAAAAACGGTGACATTGACGCGATTATTGCCACAATGACTATTACAGAGGACCGTAAAAAGGAAGTTAACTTCTCTGATGTCTACTTTAAAGCAGGCCAGTCGCTGCTCGTGAAAAAAGGAAGTAAAATCCAGGGTATTGATGATGTGAAGAAAGGCACAAAGGTGTTGGCTGTAAAAGGCTCCACTTCTGTTCAAAACATCAAAGACAAATCTCCTGATGCCCAGGTACTCGAGTTTGAAAACTATGCTGAAGCCTTTACCGCGTTAAAAGCTGGGAAAGGTGATGCATTAACAACAGATAACTCGATTCTATACGGGATGGCTGACCAGGATTCGAACTATCAATTGGTAGGACAGCCATTTACCGATGAGCCATATGGAATCGCTTTGAATAAAGGCGATGACAAGTTCACAAAGTACGTGAATAAATTCCTTAAAGAGCTTAAGGACAGCGGTGAATATGACAAAATCAAGAGCAAATGGATAAAAGAACAATAA